GAACCAGGGGTCGGAGCCGGGATTCACGGTGAGCCAGTGAACGTAGCCGTCGGCCCGCCAGATCCAAGTTCGAAGCGGCTGCTTGGCGGCAGAAACCGCCGGCTGCGTGACTGGAGGCGGACCGGAATAGTGCCAAAGCAACTCGCCGCGCTGGTGCGCCTTGGCGGGCGCGTCGGGAAGCCAACTCAACACGGAGCCCGCAGCCACCCACATGCCAACGGCGCCCTTCAGTGTTTCCATCTCCTGCTCCATCGCCCAGGAGACGTCGGCGCGGACGAGGAACTTCACGGGGCTGTCGGGAGGAGTGGCGGCTTTCAACAACTGGCCGAATTCCTGGTAGAAGGGAAAGTCTTCGGTGAAGCGGATCTCGTCACCGTCCCAAGGGAAGGCCTTGTAGCGCTTTTTGTGATTGAAGAACACCTCGAGGCTTGTATTCACCCAGTTGTTCTGCCGGAAGTGCTCTTCGATCTCACCGAGGACTTGCGTGAACTCGGCCTTGTAGCCGGGCTCGCCCCAGTTGACGAAGCAGGCGGGCCACTCGGGGTTCACGGGCAGGTACATGAACGGGATCGGCTTTGCTCCGCGGCGGGTGTCCTTGAAAGCCGTGCCGTCCAGCAGTTGAGCGTAGTGGCGGTCAAAAAGATCCCACGACGACACGTGACGCTTGCGGCCGTGGCCTTCGAGGGCGGGCGCGAACTCCGGGCCCACTTTGCCGCCGTGGCCGTAGCCAAGCTGGTGAAACGTTCCGCGATGCTCGTAGAAGATGCGGTGGTAGGCGTGGATGAGGCGGAAGAAATCGTCGCTCGAGAAGAAATTGCCATCCAGGTAGTTGGCGGCCAGGCGCGGGTATTGCTCGGCGAGGAACGTGGAGCCATACGCGTTGTGATCGATGGTGACGGCGTCCTCGGGCGGCGTGAGCAGATCCGTCACCTTGACCTTG
This DNA window, taken from Bryobacteraceae bacterium, encodes the following:
- a CDS encoding DUF4091 domain-containing protein; translated protein: MGRLVWLAALAATLVRADDIAWWPTSHRPDPFGEVVAADRGESRGKPKIAGLQAARAGYVSAQVVVSLDRPRPYHVEFRLDDPSGKLQIDVFREWFHFTDWAKAYYPDALVPIQHPYDSSLPEADNNIPKQSAQAFWVDVWVPADTPPGDYTLRAVLRTGSRGRRETRLKVKVTDLLTPPEDAVTIDHNAYGSTFLAEQYPRLAANYLDGNFFSSDDFFRLIHAYHRIFYEHRGTFHQLGYGHGGKVGPEFAPALEGHGRKRHVSSWDLFDRHYAQLLDGTAFKDTRRGAKPIPFMYLPVNPEWPACFVNWGEPGYKAEFTQVLGEIEEHFRQNNWVNTSLEVFFNHKKRYKAFPWDGDEIRFTEDFPFYQEFGQLLKAATPPDSPVKFLVRADVSWAMEQEMETLKGAVGMWVAAGSVLSWLPDAPAKAHQRGELLWHYSGPPPVTQPAVSAAKQPLRTWIWRADGYVHWLTVNPGSDPWFHFDGGGTTLVYPGDRFGLRDPIPSIRLKNQRNVLQDLALLQSLRINRAEVTVAFNDSQPGDWWSPRPERADRPPNEWNNPDLEAASRAADAQVENIDPDAWNRVRALIFEKK